In Terriglobia bacterium, the following proteins share a genomic window:
- a CDS encoding DUF3857 domain-containing protein: protein MSALRRIPAFALLLVLGVAIGFRPARAGDEWQPINPAELKMTSEPQAPGAPAIYLYRQVDRDDANGHEYTYARIKILTEEGRKYADIELPYVKGVGSIHGIKARTIRPDGSISNFAGQVYDKTVVKAKGLKYLAKTFTLPEVQTGSIIEYHYMYDWEQNLIYDSHWILSEELFTKHAKFSLKVSTYFPARWSWFNLPPGTTAPKEESGTVRLDVQNIPAFQTEDYMPPENTLKARVDFVYTQNSEANADKFWKSEGKRLHEGVENFTGKRKAMEQAVAQIVSPNDAPEVKLQKIYARVQQVRNLGFEEGKTEQEQKREKLKETNNVEDVWKRGYAYGREITWLYLALVRAAGFEAYPVLVSRRSQYFFDPHLMNSFELNDNVVLVKLNGKEIYCDPGTMFTPFGLLPWPETGVVGLRLDKDGGSWVKTMLPESSASRIERKAELRLTDTGDLAGKLTITFTGLEALWRRIEEHNEDEAARKKFLEEQVKEYVPAGIEVELKNKPDWASSAQTLVAEYELKVPGWVSGAGRRALMPAGLFSGTEKHVFEHANREHPIYFDFPFEKADDVTIELPLGWQVSSLPAPQNQDGKAVVYTLKEEYNNGTLHLTRKVKVDLLMLDTKFYGALQNFFRVMRTGDEQQIVLQPGT, encoded by the coding sequence TTGTCAGCACTGCGGCGAATACCGGCGTTTGCGCTGCTTTTGGTTCTGGGCGTGGCGATAGGGTTTCGCCCGGCACGCGCGGGAGACGAATGGCAGCCGATCAATCCGGCAGAACTGAAGATGACCAGCGAGCCGCAGGCGCCGGGTGCGCCGGCGATCTATCTCTACCGGCAGGTGGACCGCGACGACGCGAATGGCCACGAATACACGTATGCGCGGATCAAGATCCTGACGGAGGAAGGACGCAAGTATGCGGACATCGAGCTTCCTTACGTCAAGGGGGTGGGCAGCATTCACGGCATCAAGGCCCGGACCATCCGGCCGGATGGAAGCATCAGCAACTTCGCCGGGCAGGTCTATGACAAGACGGTGGTGAAAGCGAAGGGCCTGAAATATCTGGCGAAGACCTTCACGTTGCCCGAGGTGCAGACCGGCAGCATCATCGAATATCACTACATGTATGACTGGGAGCAGAACCTGATCTACGACTCGCACTGGATCCTGAGCGAAGAACTGTTCACCAAGCACGCCAAGTTCAGCCTGAAGGTCAGCACGTATTTTCCGGCGCGGTGGAGCTGGTTCAATCTGCCGCCGGGAACGACTGCGCCGAAAGAGGAATCGGGAACGGTGCGGCTCGACGTGCAGAACATTCCGGCCTTTCAGACCGAGGATTATATGCCGCCAGAAAATACGCTGAAGGCGCGCGTCGATTTCGTCTACACGCAGAACAGCGAAGCGAATGCGGACAAGTTCTGGAAGAGCGAGGGGAAGAGACTACACGAAGGGGTGGAAAACTTCACCGGGAAGCGCAAAGCGATGGAGCAGGCGGTGGCGCAAATCGTGTCGCCCAACGATGCGCCGGAGGTGAAGCTGCAAAAGATCTACGCCCGGGTCCAGCAGGTGCGTAACCTCGGCTTTGAAGAGGGGAAGACGGAGCAGGAACAGAAGCGGGAGAAGCTCAAGGAAACGAATAATGTCGAGGACGTGTGGAAGCGGGGCTATGCGTACGGGCGGGAGATCACCTGGCTCTATCTGGCGCTGGTGCGCGCGGCGGGGTTCGAGGCGTACCCGGTGCTGGTTTCGCGGCGGAGCCAATATTTTTTCGATCCCCACCTGATGAACAGTTTCGAGTTAAATGACAACGTGGTGCTGGTGAAGCTGAACGGGAAGGAGATTTACTGCGATCCGGGAACAATGTTCACGCCGTTTGGGCTGCTGCCGTGGCCGGAAACGGGGGTGGTGGGCCTGCGTCTGGACAAAGACGGGGGCAGTTGGGTCAAGACCATGCTGCCGGAAAGCTCCGCGTCGCGGATCGAGAGGAAAGCGGAGTTGCGGCTGACGGACACAGGGGATCTCGCGGGAAAGCTCACGATCACCTTCACGGGGCTGGAAGCGCTGTGGCGGCGGATCGAGGAGCACAACGAAGACGAGGCCGCGCGCAAGAAATTTCTGGAAGAGCAAGTGAAGGAGTATGTGCCCGCGGGGATCGAGGTGGAATTGAAGAACAAGCCGGATTGGGCGAGCTCCGCGCAAACGCTGGTAGCGGAATACGAGTTGAAAGTTCCGGGGTGGGTTTCCGGAGCGGGCCGCCGGGCGCTGATGCCGGCGGGACTTTTCAGCGGGACGGAAAAGCACGTGTTCGAGCACGCCAACCGCGAACACCCCATCTATTTTGACTTTCCATTCGAGAAGGCGGACGACGTGACGATTGAGCTGCCGCTGGGGTGGCAGGTGAGCAGTCTTCCGGCGCCCCAGAATCAGGATGGCAAGGCGGTGGTCTACACCCTGAAGGAGGAATACAACAACGGCACGCTGCATCTGACGCGGAAGGTGAAGGTGGATCTGTTGATGCTGGACACCAAATTCTACGGGGCCCTGCAGAATTTTTTCCGGGTGATGAGGACAGGCGATGAACAGCAGATTGTCTTGCAACCGGGGACGTAG
- a CDS encoding oligopeptide transporter, OPT family, protein MPVKKKPAALPAPQDSLPRAPRLRHNPRRARRRGPLSRAVGRLTVSKRPWSSTAPPQEFHTYVPADESPAEFTLRAVLLGALFGLLFGAVTVYVGLRAGLTVSASIPIAVLSISILRAFGRSTILENNIVQTTGSAGESVAAGVIFTLPALIFLGFGSEFTYWRIFPLALLGGWLGVLFMIPLRRQLIVKEHGNLTYPEGTACADVLVAGERGGSFAGRVFWGLGLGGVYTLLMNTAQAWTGQPEYRPSWLPGASFRAAITSEYLGVGYIVGPRVAGTLFAGGVFSWLLLMPAIKFFGQLAPGVALYPSTVPIPQMTPDQLWSSYVRPMGAGAVAAAGLFTLLRTMPTILSALRSGLKDVRAENAGASAAANRIDRDMPMRTVILGSAVIVAMMWLLLTFRPIPGAQTTLVSNLFAAVFVVVFGFLFVTVASRISGLLGNSSNPISGMTIATLMATCAVFLVSGWTAPNYAVLALTIGGVVCIASAIAGATSQDLKTGYLVGATPVWQQWGLLVGVTVSTIAVGGTLALMNKGLEKYVPNQIPLNVQALPSGVKVEKPSYAYKGKTYTLINALGSREVPDGEYLYDANTQKIEIQWVQGIGSDQAAAPQARLMATVISGILNQRLPWHLVLMGVALVVAVELLGVRSLAFAVGSYLSIATTMAIFAGGVVRWLVERGSKKGESESEASPGALYSSGLIAAGGIFGLLAIVLNILQDPQIAAGLPGWLTGLLHLPLRPDLFNFGPKLLGSLARGNLLGVVMFALLAASLYHFARKKLS, encoded by the coding sequence ATGCCTGTCAAGAAAAAGCCCGCGGCGCTCCCCGCTCCGCAGGATTCGCTTCCCCGGGCCCCGCGTCTGCGGCATAATCCCCGGCGTGCCCGCAGACGCGGGCCCCTATCGCGCGCAGTCGGGAGGCTTACGGTGAGCAAACGTCCCTGGAGTTCCACGGCCCCGCCGCAAGAATTTCACACGTACGTGCCGGCGGACGAGAGCCCCGCGGAGTTTACCCTCCGCGCCGTGCTCCTCGGCGCGCTCTTCGGCCTGCTTTTCGGCGCCGTCACCGTTTACGTCGGCCTGCGCGCCGGCCTCACCGTCTCCGCCTCGATCCCCATTGCCGTGCTCTCCATCAGCATCCTGCGCGCCTTCGGCCGCTCCACCATTCTCGAAAACAACATCGTGCAGACCACCGGCTCGGCCGGCGAATCTGTTGCCGCCGGCGTCATCTTCACCCTCCCCGCGCTCATCTTCCTGGGCTTCGGCTCGGAGTTCACCTACTGGCGCATCTTCCCCCTCGCTCTCCTCGGCGGCTGGCTCGGCGTGCTCTTCATGATCCCGCTGCGCCGCCAGCTCATCGTCAAGGAGCACGGCAACCTCACCTATCCCGAGGGCACCGCCTGCGCCGACGTCCTCGTCGCGGGCGAGCGCGGCGGCTCCTTCGCCGGGCGCGTCTTCTGGGGCCTGGGCCTCGGCGGCGTTTACACCCTGCTGATGAACACCGCGCAGGCCTGGACCGGCCAGCCGGAATACCGCCCCAGTTGGCTCCCCGGCGCGTCCTTCCGCGCCGCCATCACCTCCGAGTATCTCGGCGTAGGCTACATCGTCGGCCCGCGCGTGGCCGGCACGCTCTTTGCCGGCGGCGTCTTTTCCTGGCTGCTGCTCATGCCCGCCATCAAGTTTTTTGGCCAGCTCGCGCCCGGCGTGGCCCTCTACCCCAGCACCGTGCCCATCCCGCAGATGACCCCCGACCAGCTCTGGTCCAGCTATGTCCGGCCCATGGGCGCGGGCGCCGTGGCCGCCGCCGGCCTCTTCACCCTCCTGCGCACAATGCCCACCATCCTCTCCGCCCTGCGCTCCGGCCTGAAGGATGTCCGCGCCGAAAACGCCGGCGCCTCCGCCGCGGCCAACCGCATTGACCGCGACATGCCCATGCGCACGGTGATCCTCGGCTCGGCCGTGATCGTCGCCATGATGTGGCTGCTGCTGACCTTCCGGCCCATTCCCGGCGCGCAGACCACCCTCGTCTCCAACCTCTTTGCCGCCGTCTTCGTGGTCGTCTTCGGCTTTCTCTTCGTGACCGTCGCCTCGCGCATCAGCGGCTTGCTCGGCAATTCCTCCAATCCCATCAGCGGCATGACCATCGCCACGCTCATGGCCACCTGCGCCGTCTTCCTCGTTTCCGGCTGGACCGCGCCGAACTACGCCGTCCTGGCCCTGACCATCGGCGGCGTCGTGTGCATCGCCTCCGCCATTGCCGGCGCCACCTCGCAGGACCTCAAGACCGGCTACCTCGTCGGCGCCACCCCCGTGTGGCAGCAGTGGGGCCTGCTCGTCGGCGTCACCGTCTCGACCATCGCCGTCGGCGGCACCCTCGCGCTCATGAACAAGGGCCTCGAAAAATACGTTCCCAACCAGATTCCCCTGAACGTGCAGGCGCTGCCCTCCGGCGTCAAAGTCGAAAAGCCCAGCTACGCCTACAAGGGCAAGACCTATACGCTCATCAATGCGCTCGGCTCCCGCGAAGTTCCCGACGGCGAATACCTCTACGATGCGAACACTCAGAAGATCGAAATCCAGTGGGTGCAGGGCATCGGCAGCGACCAGGCCGCGGCGCCGCAAGCCCGCCTCATGGCCACGGTCATCAGCGGCATCCTCAACCAGCGCCTGCCCTGGCACCTCGTCCTCATGGGCGTCGCCCTGGTCGTCGCCGTCGAGCTCCTCGGCGTCCGCTCGCTCGCCTTTGCCGTGGGCTCCTATCTCTCCATCGCCACCACCATGGCCATCTTTGCCGGCGGTGTCGTCCGCTGGCTCGTCGAGCGCGGCTCGAAGAAGGGCGAAAGCGAAAGCGAAGCCAGCCCCGGCGCGCTTTACTCCAGCGGCCTCATCGCCGCCGGCGGCATTTTTGGACTCCTGGCCATCGTCCTCAACATCCTCCAGGACCCGCAGATCGCCGCTGGTCTGCCGGGCTGGCTGACGGGCTTGCTGCACCTGCCGCTGCGGCCCGATCTCTTCAACTTCGGCCCGAAACTTCTGGGCTCCCTGGCGCGCGGCAACCTCCTCGGCGTGGTCATGTTCGCCTTGCTGGCGGCCTCGCTCTACCATTTCGCGCGCAAAAAACTGAGCTGA
- a CDS encoding rhomboid family intramembrane serine protease yields the protein MGPRSSIRNYRVSFNFYMTPGVQLLLIANFAVFFFQVLLNHFWGPFAHQRLLTWFGLVPAAVVPGLRIWQPFTYLFLHDPDTIWHIGMNMFLLWMFGRELELVWGQKRFLQYYFLTGVGAGLINVLVKTAPVLWGRGFSYVPTIGASGAIFGILMAMAILFPDRQVVFFPLPISIRMRTAMIVLAAFTFLGTFGFGADKVSHICHLGGMLVGWIYLRRGSFLYRVRNGFADWKVQRNRKKFEVYMGAKKNEPPSRPDRWVN from the coding sequence ATGGGCCCGCGCTCCAGCATCCGCAACTACCGCGTCAGCTTTAATTTCTACATGACACCCGGCGTGCAGCTCCTGCTCATCGCCAACTTCGCCGTCTTTTTCTTTCAAGTCTTGCTGAATCACTTCTGGGGACCCTTCGCCCACCAGCGCCTGCTCACCTGGTTCGGCCTCGTCCCCGCCGCCGTCGTTCCCGGCCTGCGCATCTGGCAGCCGTTCACCTATCTCTTTCTCCATGACCCGGACACCATCTGGCACATCGGCATGAACATGTTCCTGCTCTGGATGTTCGGCCGCGAGCTCGAACTGGTCTGGGGCCAGAAGCGTTTCCTGCAGTATTACTTCCTCACCGGCGTCGGCGCGGGCCTCATCAACGTCCTGGTCAAGACCGCTCCCGTCCTCTGGGGCCGGGGCTTCTCCTACGTCCCCACCATCGGCGCTTCCGGAGCCATCTTCGGAATTCTGATGGCCATGGCCATTCTCTTCCCCGATCGCCAGGTCGTTTTTTTCCCCCTGCCCATCAGCATCCGCATGCGCACGGCCATGATCGTCCTGGCCGCCTTCACCTTTCTCGGCACCTTCGGTTTCGGCGCCGACAAGGTCAGCCACATCTGCCACCTCGGCGGCATGCTCGTCGGCTGGATCTACCTGCGCCGTGGCTCCTTCCTCTACCGCGTGCGCAACGGCTTCGCCGACTGGAAGGTCCAGCGCAACCGCAAAAAATTCGAAGTCTACATGGGCGCCAAAAAGAACGAGCCGCCCTCGCGCCCCGACCGCTGGGTCAATTAG
- a CDS encoding SIR2 family protein — protein MLDGNEKQNFYSLMRLRDVVVEGSKPIVLWVGAGTSRWCGYPSWDELAGQLHSIFSRSEANYEKSIGAELVAKGDLPAVLSNCRKANAALYHQLLVSALSPRPTTPVYDHFLHILSSFKPLYVVTTNVDEVLEQHVPSAAIVQRSDFERCASLIQQKQSFVCKLHGSISSVEQAVFTTEDYLKLEKDPAYLSLVKHIFADATVIFIAYGLKDEYVLNALTALEPQSRIFGNGPHFLVTPLAPPVLPSSIIPIKYFVGMQQDHRSASMALDIIRAAQEGKLSRLPTTDVTSSATELTSGYYISDFTPAGTWTSSQTLQLGRPDGTSFFVIVGHGFIDSELPNFHSHSPRDFVVGLLCFEKVYLPLSSLAALHDYVGGEYFWELVKEDVLRFVHVNAQPGYIYDSSESLTSVDVGLIGLSGRDGVLATAQEHIRRQIKAAPGMEAAAEVLLTQLESKVHVFDSESWEVARLVRGALLHPRLRRLLGMSDGIFPMAIPRWLVFPALRVAHTVNTAVVCQQFNLAAANIWFGGEIIVGATFGLAATRDWAHEAASYVMTSQADIDLGATMDVTVLRTILKFRNTSEGVALRQEVLEQLKVNAGSEFISSVNAALKRNIPFTSLDKPRRVFAALLAAESSVPRLTRAISHNQFYSDAAISFWRKRSLQELNAVCEARKIGPYDPCPCGSGEKLKFCCLEALRSAG, from the coding sequence ATGTTAGATGGGAACGAGAAGCAGAATTTTTATTCCCTGATGCGATTGCGCGACGTTGTTGTCGAGGGGTCTAAACCTATCGTGTTGTGGGTGGGAGCGGGTACCAGTAGGTGGTGTGGTTATCCCTCATGGGATGAGCTAGCTGGTCAGTTACATTCAATATTTTCCCGTAGCGAAGCCAATTACGAGAAATCTATCGGCGCAGAATTGGTCGCCAAGGGCGACTTGCCTGCAGTTCTTAGCAATTGCCGAAAGGCGAACGCGGCGCTTTATCACCAATTATTGGTTTCTGCCTTATCCCCTCGGCCAACCACGCCGGTCTACGACCATTTTTTGCACATCCTCTCATCCTTCAAACCCCTGTACGTCGTCACAACAAATGTGGACGAAGTGTTGGAACAGCATGTTCCCTCGGCCGCAATCGTGCAGAGGTCAGATTTCGAGAGATGCGCCTCTCTGATTCAACAAAAGCAATCTTTTGTCTGCAAGTTGCACGGCTCGATAAGCTCAGTCGAGCAAGCGGTGTTCACAACTGAAGACTATTTGAAGTTAGAAAAAGACCCCGCTTACTTGTCGCTGGTGAAGCATATTTTCGCAGACGCGACAGTTATATTCATTGCTTATGGACTCAAGGACGAATACGTTTTGAATGCTCTGACCGCGCTCGAACCGCAGTCAAGAATCTTCGGCAACGGGCCACATTTCCTCGTAACACCGTTAGCCCCGCCCGTTTTGCCATCGAGCATAATCCCCATAAAATACTTTGTTGGCATGCAGCAAGACCACCGTTCTGCGAGCATGGCCTTGGACATCATCCGGGCGGCGCAAGAAGGGAAACTGTCACGTCTTCCGACAACCGATGTGACTAGTAGCGCCACTGAACTCACGAGTGGATATTACATCTCGGATTTTACTCCCGCTGGGACATGGACCAGTTCACAAACTCTGCAGCTCGGAAGGCCCGATGGCACGTCTTTCTTCGTCATTGTGGGGCATGGCTTCATCGATTCCGAATTACCTAATTTTCATTCTCATTCACCGAGGGATTTCGTCGTTGGCCTCTTATGTTTCGAAAAGGTGTATTTGCCACTCTCATCGCTTGCGGCCTTGCATGATTATGTGGGAGGGGAATACTTCTGGGAGTTGGTCAAAGAAGATGTGCTTCGATTCGTTCATGTGAATGCCCAGCCTGGATACATTTATGACAGCAGTGAGTCCCTAACAAGTGTGGACGTCGGCCTTATAGGCTTGAGCGGTAGGGACGGCGTTCTTGCCACGGCTCAGGAGCACATTCGCCGTCAAATAAAAGCTGCTCCGGGAATGGAAGCCGCAGCCGAAGTTTTGCTCACGCAATTGGAAAGCAAGGTTCATGTATTTGATAGTGAAAGCTGGGAAGTAGCCAGGCTTGTCCGAGGAGCCCTTCTGCATCCGAGATTGCGACGCCTTCTAGGCATGAGCGATGGAATTTTTCCAATGGCAATTCCTCGATGGCTCGTCTTCCCAGCTTTGAGAGTCGCTCATACTGTAAACACAGCTGTCGTGTGCCAGCAGTTTAATCTTGCAGCCGCGAACATCTGGTTTGGCGGTGAAATAATCGTCGGAGCCACATTCGGACTTGCAGCCACGCGAGATTGGGCGCATGAAGCCGCAAGTTATGTCATGACAAGTCAGGCCGACATAGACTTAGGGGCGACGATGGATGTAACGGTTCTCAGGACCATTTTGAAGTTCCGGAATACGAGCGAAGGCGTCGCACTTAGGCAAGAAGTGCTGGAACAGCTAAAAGTAAATGCGGGTTCCGAGTTTATTTCTTCGGTCAATGCCGCACTGAAGAGGAACATTCCATTCACATCTTTGGATAAACCGCGAAGAGTATTCGCAGCATTGCTAGCGGCGGAGTCCAGCGTTCCTCGACTTACGCGAGCCATTTCACACAATCAGTTCTATTCAGATGCGGCTATCTCTTTCTGGCGCAAACGTAGTCTTCAAGAACTTAACGCGGTATGTGAAGCGCGAAAAATAGGTCCATACGACCCATGCCCGTGCGGCTCAGGCGAGAAGTTGAAGTTCTGTTGCTTAGAAGCATTGAGATCGGCTGGGTGA
- the pyk gene encoding pyruvate kinase yields MVFRRTKIVCTIGPASRSPRLIEKLMRAGMDVARLNFSHGTHAEHARSIALLRETSRKLQKPIAVIADLQGPKIRTGPLAGGAPVLLRTGQRFTITAARVLGDSTRVSTTFTALPREVHKGDRILLADGLIELRVRQVRGREVICEVVNGGELGQNKGINLPGVQLRVPAVTAKDREDLAFALAHGVNYVAVSFVRRPEDVLQAKALIRRAGKDTPVIAKLEKPEAIANLDAILRVADGVMVARGDLGVEMSPERVPVVQKEIIARARVFRRPVITATQMLESMTQNPRPTRAEASDVANAIFDGSDAVMLSAETASGKYPVESVAMMARIIEEAEASVHEFPRPEPTEKLKVAETVAELVCHASRELHMKVIAVFTHSGFTARLVSRYRPQTPIIAFSPERETRRRLALIWGVLPRNIADPRKIDGLAALTDKRLLEERLARKGDVVGIVAGMPMGVRGTTNFMKFHIIGGGA; encoded by the coding sequence ATGGTCTTTCGACGCACGAAAATCGTCTGCACCATCGGACCGGCCAGCCGCTCGCCGCGCCTCATCGAGAAGCTGATGCGCGCGGGCATGGACGTGGCGCGGCTCAATTTTTCGCATGGCACGCACGCCGAACACGCGCGCAGCATTGCGCTGCTGCGGGAGACCTCCCGAAAGCTGCAGAAGCCGATCGCGGTGATCGCCGATCTGCAGGGACCGAAGATCCGCACGGGGCCGCTGGCGGGGGGCGCGCCGGTGCTGCTGCGCACGGGGCAGCGCTTTACGATTACCGCGGCGCGGGTGCTGGGGGATTCGACGCGGGTGAGCACGACGTTCACGGCGCTGCCGCGGGAAGTGCATAAGGGCGACCGCATCCTGCTGGCGGACGGGTTGATCGAGCTGCGCGTGCGGCAGGTGCGCGGCCGGGAAGTGATCTGCGAAGTGGTGAACGGCGGAGAGCTGGGACAGAACAAGGGGATCAACCTGCCGGGGGTGCAGCTGCGCGTGCCGGCGGTGACGGCGAAAGACCGCGAAGACCTGGCGTTTGCGCTGGCGCACGGGGTGAATTACGTGGCGGTGAGTTTCGTGCGGCGGCCCGAGGACGTGCTGCAGGCCAAGGCGCTGATACGCCGGGCCGGCAAGGACACGCCGGTGATCGCCAAGCTGGAAAAGCCGGAAGCCATCGCGAATCTGGACGCAATCCTGCGCGTGGCCGACGGGGTGATGGTGGCGCGCGGGGACCTGGGCGTGGAAATGAGCCCGGAGCGCGTGCCGGTGGTGCAGAAGGAGATCATTGCGCGGGCGCGGGTGTTCCGGCGGCCGGTGATCACGGCGACGCAGATGCTGGAGTCCATGACGCAGAACCCGCGGCCGACGCGCGCGGAAGCCTCGGACGTGGCCAACGCGATTTTCGACGGGTCGGACGCGGTGATGCTGTCCGCGGAAACGGCTTCGGGGAAGTACCCGGTGGAGTCCGTGGCCATGATGGCGCGGATCATCGAGGAGGCGGAGGCCAGCGTGCATGAGTTTCCGCGGCCGGAGCCGACCGAGAAGCTGAAGGTGGCGGAAACGGTGGCGGAACTGGTGTGCCATGCGTCGCGCGAGCTGCACATGAAGGTGATCGCGGTGTTCACGCACAGCGGGTTCACGGCGCGGCTGGTGTCGCGGTACCGGCCGCAGACGCCGATCATCGCGTTTTCGCCGGAGCGCGAGACGCGGAGGCGGCTGGCGCTGATCTGGGGGGTGCTGCCGCGGAACATTGCGGACCCGCGCAAGATCGACGGGCTGGCGGCGCTGACGGACAAACGGCTGCTGGAAGAGCGCCTGGCGCGCAAGGGCGACGTGGTGGGCATCGTGGCGGGCATGCCCATGGGCGTCCGCGGCACGACAAACTTCATGAAGTTCCACATTATCGGCGGCGGAGCGTAG
- a CDS encoding M20/M25/M40 family metallo-hydrolase encodes MHKRRRIGVALLAGFLAAGAAAPRASAQAVAKLPQTPVPAGAAAAAESSALANEAAKWLADLIRMNTTNPPGNEQAAAKYIAGILEKEGITPELLEAGPGRTAVVARLRSAAVADPTRALLLVAHLDVVGVDRAKWTVDPFGAVVKDGYLYGRGAVDDKGMLAANLAAFIALKRSNARLNRDVIFLATCDEEQGGDASIKTLIAKYWDKFAAGFALNEGGNVIVKNGQVQYVAVQASEKVAVNVAVVARGASGHASIPTKDNAVVHLATAIAKIGAYSAPARPTVIVRRYFEELARIEDPELAKWMRALDTPDRAEHAQRVVSEANPVWNSMLRDSISPTMLSAGVRVNVIPAEARAMLNIRLLPGDTVDVLVGELEKLVSDPQVKFEVQPDAGYAAPPSSLESELYQAIEKAAVDQFPGVPVVPCLSTWATDSSQLRLHNVQAYGLVPFPLTEEDLKRMHSEDERMPLASFAQGVQFLYRIVAGFAAAK; translated from the coding sequence ATGCACAAGCGCAGGCGAATCGGTGTGGCGTTGTTGGCCGGGTTTCTGGCCGCGGGCGCGGCGGCGCCGCGGGCCAGCGCACAGGCGGTGGCCAAGCTTCCGCAGACTCCGGTACCGGCGGGAGCCGCGGCGGCGGCGGAAAGCTCCGCGCTGGCGAACGAGGCGGCCAAGTGGCTGGCGGATCTGATCCGCATGAACACGACGAACCCGCCGGGAAATGAACAGGCGGCGGCGAAGTACATCGCCGGAATTCTGGAGAAAGAGGGCATCACGCCGGAGCTGCTGGAAGCGGGACCGGGGCGAACGGCGGTGGTGGCGCGGTTGCGGAGCGCGGCGGTAGCCGATCCGACACGGGCGCTGCTGCTGGTGGCGCACCTGGACGTGGTGGGCGTGGACCGCGCCAAGTGGACGGTGGACCCCTTCGGGGCCGTGGTGAAGGACGGTTACCTCTACGGGCGCGGCGCGGTGGACGACAAGGGGATGCTGGCGGCGAACCTGGCGGCATTTATTGCGCTGAAGCGAAGCAACGCGCGGCTGAACCGCGACGTGATCTTCCTGGCGACCTGCGACGAAGAACAGGGCGGGGATGCCAGCATCAAGACGCTGATCGCGAAGTATTGGGACAAGTTCGCGGCGGGGTTCGCGCTGAACGAGGGCGGAAACGTCATCGTGAAGAACGGCCAGGTGCAGTACGTGGCGGTGCAGGCGAGCGAGAAAGTGGCGGTAAACGTGGCGGTGGTGGCGCGCGGGGCCTCGGGGCACGCCTCGATACCGACGAAGGACAACGCGGTGGTGCATCTGGCCACGGCCATCGCCAAGATCGGGGCGTATTCGGCGCCGGCGCGGCCGACGGTCATCGTGCGGCGGTACTTCGAGGAGCTGGCGCGGATCGAAGATCCGGAGCTGGCCAAGTGGATGCGCGCGCTGGACACGCCGGATCGCGCGGAGCATGCGCAGCGGGTGGTTTCCGAGGCCAACCCGGTGTGGAATTCGATGCTGCGGGATTCGATTTCGCCGACGATGCTTTCGGCGGGCGTGCGCGTCAACGTGATTCCGGCGGAGGCGCGGGCCATGCTGAACATCCGGCTGCTGCCGGGGGACACGGTGGACGTGCTGGTGGGGGAGCTGGAGAAGCTGGTGAGCGACCCGCAGGTGAAATTCGAGGTGCAGCCGGATGCCGGGTATGCCGCGCCGCCGTCGTCGCTGGAGAGCGAGCTGTACCAGGCGATCGAGAAGGCGGCCGTGGACCAGTTTCCGGGGGTTCCAGTTGTGCCGTGCCTGTCCACGTGGGCGACGGATTCCTCGCAGTTGCGGCTGCACAACGTGCAGGCCTACGGGCTGGTGCCGTTTCCGCTGACGGAGGAGGACCTGAAGCGGATGCACAGCGAGGACGAGCGGATGCCGCTGGCGTCGTTCGCGCAGGGTGTGCAGTTTCTGTACCGGATCGTCGCGGGATTCGCGGCGGCGAAGTAA